A window of Amycolatopsis australiensis contains these coding sequences:
- the prfA gene encoding peptide chain release factor 1, with amino-acid sequence MDSSSLKGLLAEHAELERQLADPAVHADQARARKLGRRYAELTPVVKAVRELDAAREDAAAARELAAEDPGFAAEADELAARIPELEAKLTELLLPRDPYDGSDVVMEIKSGEGGEESALFAGDLLRMYLRYAERHGWKAEVLDSVDSDLGGFKDVTLSIKSKTADVDGVWSRLKFEGGVHRVQRVPATESQGRIHTSASGVLIYPEPEEVEVEIDPNDLRIDVFRSSGPGGQSVNTTDSAVRITHLPTGIVVSCQNEKSQIQNRARALQVLQARLQAIAEEEAAAKASDARRSQVRTVDRSERVRTYNFPENRISDHRVNYKAYNLDQVLDGDLDGVLDALATADREERLAAQSG; translated from the coding sequence GAGCGGCAGCTGGCCGACCCCGCGGTGCACGCCGACCAGGCGCGCGCCCGCAAGCTCGGCCGCCGCTACGCCGAGCTGACGCCGGTGGTGAAGGCCGTCCGCGAGCTGGACGCCGCCCGTGAGGACGCCGCGGCCGCGCGCGAGCTGGCCGCCGAAGACCCCGGGTTCGCCGCGGAGGCCGACGAGCTGGCCGCGCGGATCCCGGAGCTGGAGGCGAAGCTCACCGAGCTGCTGCTGCCGCGCGACCCGTACGACGGCTCCGACGTCGTGATGGAGATCAAATCGGGTGAAGGCGGCGAGGAGTCGGCCCTGTTCGCCGGCGACCTGCTGCGCATGTACCTGCGGTACGCCGAGCGCCACGGCTGGAAGGCGGAGGTCCTCGACTCGGTGGACTCCGACCTGGGCGGCTTCAAGGACGTGACGCTCTCGATCAAGAGCAAGACGGCCGACGTCGACGGGGTGTGGTCCCGCCTGAAGTTCGAGGGCGGCGTCCACCGCGTCCAGCGCGTGCCGGCGACGGAGTCCCAGGGCCGCATCCACACGTCGGCGTCCGGGGTGCTGATCTACCCGGAGCCGGAGGAGGTCGAGGTCGAGATCGACCCGAACGACCTGCGCATCGACGTGTTCCGCTCGTCGGGCCCGGGTGGGCAGAGCGTGAACACGACCGACTCGGCAGTGCGGATCACCCACCTGCCGACGGGCATCGTGGTGTCGTGCCAGAACGAGAAGTCCCAGATCCAGAACCGCGCCCGGGCCCTGCAGGTGCTGCAGGCCCGGTTGCAGGCGATCGCGGAGGAAGAGGCGGCGGCCAAGGCGTCGGACGCGCGCCGGTCGCAGGTCCGGACGGTGGACCGCTCGGAGCGGGTGCGGACGTACAACTTCCCGGAGAACCGCATTTCCGACCACCGGGTCAACTACAAGGCGTACAACCTGGACCAAGTCCTGGACGGCGACCTGGACGGAGTCCTGGACGCACTGGCGACAGCGGACCGCGAAGAGCGCCTGGCGGCCCAATCTGGCTGA